AGTTGGCCGCAGCAACAAGTTCGGAGTTTAGTCTTATCGCACCGTTGGGTCGCCCAAGTATGGCCGCCGCCGCAGCAAGTCCGATACGCTCAAGAGGAGTAGCGGCTTCACGCTGCATGGTAAGAACACTCTCCAACAATGCTCTGTCACCAATGTAAGCAACTGCGAGCGCAGCATTCAGCCGCCAGTAGTCGTCATGCGAATCAAGCAATCTGGGAAGCTGCGGATGTCGTTGGCCCAGACGAGCGAGCGATACCACTGCTTCTGCGGAAGTGGGATCATCCCCTTTTACAACCGCGTTTAATACTGCCAGCGCCCGGTTCTTGTCGCTTGCTCGCCATGCAGCTTTGGCTATATGGGGCTGCCCCTCTTGGCGAGATGAAGTGAAGTGATCGATCAAGGCGTCAGTACCAGATACTGTTTCACTCCGCTCCAAAGTATGAAGGAGTGAGATCCGCACCGATTGAACCGGTTCACGCTGAAGCCACTCCGTCACTGGCCTCACGGTTCGCTGAAAACCGAGGCTCGCAAGAATTTGAGCGCCGAAGTCACGGACGCGCCAGTGCGCATGTTTAGACCAACGGGCAAGAATGTGGTCGGCAACCTTCCCATGACGCCATGTCAGAAATACATTATGAGCTTCTCCTGCTAATTCAGCACCATGAAGCGCTTCATTAGAAAGCCTCGTGTCAGGTTGGTCACTGATCTCGGTAAGCTTGTACCCCGGCCATTCATGAGTGATGAGTTGCTCGATCGCCCATCTATGATGATCTTCGCCGGTTCTCGCAAACGCGGCGCAGGCGCCACGAAATGCAGATGTACGTAGCTTTTCCCACGCGAAACGGCTGCCGCTTACATTGTCCCACAGCATTGCGGCACCACCCCCAGCGTAGCCCCACGCCAGCAAGCGGTTCCAGGCTGGATCGTAGTCGAGAAGCGTGGCTCTGGTGGGTTGTGAATCCTTGAAGTCGTTCGAAAGTTGTGCATATAACGCGCGCATGACCCCAGGATTTTCGCTGATTCCAGCGAAAAGGTACGCCGCTACATGGGCATCCTTGAATCGGTCCTGGTTCTCCATCCGATCGATGAGCCGGACCGTCCCCACATTAGGACGGGAGGCAACGTATTGCAGCCAGCGACGACGCACTTGCATCGTCTTCGGATCTTCGATCCTACGTGAAAACAACGCGTCTTCTCCAGAGTTCCCAAGCACCAGTAGGTCACGAAGCGCCTGCGTACCGGCTATTGGATCACCACCAAGAAAGCGCTCGACGAGCTGATCCGGATTCGACACGTTTGTAAACCTCTTATGACATTTCAGTCTTGTAGACGAGCATGTTATAGCCGCTCAACTTCACACTGCAACCAAAGCATCTACGGGTGACCTAGGGGGCACAGAGTCTGACCGACGACAGGAGATGCCGTCCAGATTCATTCGACGAGAAGGTGGAACGACTGACAAGGTTTAAGGCATGAATCTCAGCTTGATCTCATCTATCTGGTGCCATATCTGGTTTCAGATTAGATTTTGACCACAGTTCTGCCCCGATGCGTTCCCGCCAGCATCTGCTGGGAGACCGCCGACACAGCATCCAAGGGCACCGTGGCAGTGACGATGCGGGTGAGATGCCGGGGGCGCAGATCCGTCGCCAGCCGCTGCCAGATACGGCGGCGCAGGGGCATCGGGCAATTGGCCGAAGAAATGCCCAACAGGCTCACCCCTCGCAGGATGAACGGCATCACGGTCGTATGCAGCTCGCTTCCGCCTGCCAAGCCGATGCTGGCGATGTTGCCCCAGAGAGAGATGGTCCTGGTGAGCCAGGCGAGCAGGTCGCCGCCGACGTTATCGATCGCCCCGCCCCATTGCATCTTTTCCAGCGGTTGTCGCCCCATGCTCAACTCCTCGCGGAACAGGACCTGCCGCGCGCCAAGTTCCTCCAAGTCTTTCACGGCTTCCCGCTTGCCCGTGACAGCCACCGCCTCATAGCCTCGTCCCGCCAACAGGTCGATGGCGAAATTCCCGACCCCGCCCGTCGCGCCGGTGACCACGATGGGACCCTGATCCGGACATTGCCCGTTATCTTCCATCCGCTGAATCGCCAGGGCGGCGGTGAACCCGGCGGTGCCGAGCGCCATCACGTCAAAGAGGCTCAAGCTCTCCGGCACCGGCACGACCCAGTCGGCGGGAACCCGCACATATTCGGCATAGCCGCCGTCATGGTCCTGGCTCAGGCCATAGCCGGTGACCAGCACCTGATCGCCGATATGAAACCGGGAGTCGTCCGACGCCTCGACCGTTCCGGCGACGTCAATGCCGCCCACGAGCGGGAAGCGCCGGAGGATCTTCCCCTTCCCAGTGACGGCCAAGGCATCCTTGTAGTTGACGCTGGAATACCGGCCGCGGATCAACACGTTACCGGATGACAGGTCTTCCAGGCGCAGGGTTTCCAGGCTGGCGCGGCTCACGCCCTGATCTTGATGAATCCGCAAGGCTCGGAAGGGTTTCATGAGATTTCAGCCAAGTGGAAACGTGCCAGAGATTGTCGTACTCCTACCTACCGTAGGCGCAATCTCGATTTGAAACTTTCCACCTTCTGTCGGTTGCTCGCTTTCGTCCAGAGGGAAAACCAGGTCATGCACTTGTATCTCATGTGAATCGAGTCGTATGAAGGAGTCTACTCTCACCTGCTGATATGCCTTCTGTTGCCCGATGGCGAGCGAAATTGTCTTAATATAGACAACTCGACTGTTACGGTTCGTCAAAGCAAGCCTTACATGATAGCGACGTGGCCAAGGACTGATCACAACTATCGAGTCATTAGAGTTGATCCGCCTCTCCTCATATCGCAGGCATGAGACTTCACCTGCTATCGGGGACCGAAGCCAACCAATCAGTTTTGGCAGAAGCTGAATGAGGCTGTTGAGAAGCGATCCAATCGGAGTCAGTGGATCCATCAAAGTGCTTCAGAAAGGCGATGAGACCATATGCTTGTTAGACGGGTGAGGTCTCCACTGTCGGCGGTCTGCAACGCATCGAGATAATTGCGCCTGGATAATGGTTCAATTGGAGCGGTTTCAATATGTGGGAGGGAAAGCTTGTATAACAGTGCACCAAGGAGCACTCGGCCGATGCGGCCATTGAAATCTTTGAAGGGGTGAATCCATTGGAAGCGCCAGTCTGCCCAGGCGAGGAATTCTGCCGCACGCCTGACAGTCGCACCGGGATCATGTCGCAGACGTTCGGCTAGGTCATCGCAGAAGGTCCGCATGTGAATCGGTACTTCATAGAACGGCGGTGGGTTGTGGGAACCAACCTGCACATTCACATCACGGAACCGTCCGGCCCAATCAGGATACAGGTGACCGGCTAGTCGCTTGTGCCGAATACAGAGCCACTCCGAGGTAATGACAATCTGATCCGGGTTCGTTTGCAGGATCTCGTCGTAGATCGCGACAAGGGGGACGGCCAGCCGCTCAGAGAGTTCCGGATAGGAAAGGCGACCTTCGGCGGTGTCGAACTCGCGAGTGGAGCTTAGCTCGCTTTGCTCTTCAGTCCCGTCAGGGTCCTCAGGCGTTCCGTACTGACCGGTTGGTTCTCGAACGCCATGGACTGGCTCACGCGCTCCAAAAGGACTTTCCGGTGTGCTGCCGCCACCTTCGCGGGCGTATCGTGCTGCTTCCGCCACTGTTGTAGCCATGCCTGGACCTGGGCCAGGTCGATCGGTTGGTTCGGGTTCTGTTTCATGGTCTTCATTCTCCTTCAGCTTCGGCGAAGATGCAACCGACGCCGCTTCGACGATCCTGATCTCCTCCTCCGTCAAACCATAGAGGTCATACACCAAGCGGTCGATCTCCTGATCGGTTGCGTTGATCTGGCGCTGGAGACGGTCCTTGTCGGCAGGTGTCTTGCCCTCTGGGAGACGCTTGTGCAAATCCAACATGCGCTCGACCAACGAGACCATCTGATCATGCCTGCTTTTATCCGCCTTGTCACACAGGCTTAGAATTCTTATTGGAAGCCGCTCGACATTTGTCTTTTTAACTTCGGCTAGAGCCTCACCGGCTTCTGGATTCAATGCTTGGTAGCACCAGTTAAGAAGCTTCGAGTTGATCACCCCGAGCAGAAACTTAGCTGAAACCTCATTCTCATGTGGGACCAAAACGTGCATGTTGTTAAGACAGAGATACTGTCTGTCGTCCAATGCAGCAACAAGGCTGTCACCTGTCTGCCGCATTACAATCTTCACTGGTGCGTCAAAGTCAGCAGCTGGCCTTGGCTCGGCAAGCCATGGACCGTACCTTAAAAAGCGTGGCTGTAATGGCGCAATGACAAAACGGTTTATGTCGGAACCTCGGAGATAAGGCCGAAATGAGGTGGTCTTCTGTCGATTACTATCAAATGGCCGACTCTGAACAATCGCTTTGGTTTGTGGAGGAGTACCTTTCCCAACTTGGTAAGGCTTGATTCCCACGTTGATTTCACAAAGTGAACCTAGTGCGGCACTGTTCGATTTGCATTTTTCAAGCAAAGTCTCCTCTTTTGGACTTGCGAAAATATTGACCGTGTCACCTTTCAGCTTTTCCCACTTCTTTTGATTGTGAAGAATCGTTCTAAGGCCTTGGCCATTAGCACCAAAGAGAAATGTTCCCAAGGACTCGAACACTTTTATTACAACCTCCCCATCTTGAGCGCGTGCATTCTGTAGGAGAACAATTTCGGTATCGACTGTCACCTTTGGGAACACAGAGAATTTGAAGTGCACAATCTCTCGAACTCGTGTTTCTTCAAATACAAACCGCCTGATTTTGGTCTGCAGCAGGTTCGTAAGCCAGGGATTGGGAATGATCATCCCATAAAATCCTTCGTGTCGAACGAGGCTTCTCATGCTACGTTCTAGAAAGAGAAGGTAGCTATCAAGTTGATAAGTCTGACTTGGATATTTTGAACTCAAGTAGGCTTTGTCCTGCCCATAAAAGTAAGCACCGTACGGCGGATTCCCGATCACCGCATCAAAGCCTCCTGCTTTCATGATTTCCGGGAACTCCGCCTGCCAATCGAACGGGTTCACTCGGCGCACTTCGTCTTCATCCGGTATCAGTTGCCCGGCAAAGTAATCCGGCCCGATGAGGCTGTTGCCGCATTTGATGTTTTTGCCCAGGTCGGGCAGTACGCGCACTCGTCCAAATAACAACTCTTGCAGGGACTCCTGGTTCTCCCCCTCCAAAACCTTCAACAGCAGGCTGAGCTTGGTGACTTCGACAGCCTGGGGGTCAATGTCCACGCCATATATGTTGCTCAGGAGAATGCGTTTTTTCTCCTCGGTCCTGAGACGCCAATCGCCGCCAGTGGCCTTAAAAAGCTCTTTCTTGTGCTTGTCAGTCCCGTCCTTCACATACCAATCACGATGGTAGGTCAGCAGGAATTGATAGGCGCCGATCAGGAACGATCCCGATCCGCAGGCGGGATCTAGAATCCTGAGCTTCGCAATCTGCTTCGGCGTCTTGCCCTGGCACAAGGTACCGACGGTGTGCTTGACGATGTACTCCACGATGTACGCGGGGGTGTAATAGACGCCTCCGGCTTTCCTCACCTCCGGTTTCTCTTCGATCCTGGCCTGATGGCTTGCGGTTAGCCGAATCACTTTCCCGAGGAATTGCTCGTAGACCTGCCCGAGGATTTCCACAGGCAAGACCGAGAACTCGTAGGGGCTCTCCGGGTAGTACAGGCGCCCGATGATGTCTTTGAGTACCTTGTCATCGATCTTCAGCCGCGGTGTCAGATCGTCCGGCGATTCAGCCCGGTCCTTTTCAGGATGAAAATGAAAGAGGCCAGAGTTGTAACGGTCGTCGGCTCGGTCGTAGAGATAGCGGAGCCGGCTGTAGATGTTCTGGCCGTTCTGCAGCCCCTGAAGCTGCCCATAGGACTCGACGCCGCGATCCTCGCAGATCCGGAGAAAGATGAGGCGATCAATGGTGCGCTGGACCGAAAAGTTCAGCTCTTGGACGGACAGTTTGGGATTGCGCAGGGCCAGGTTCTTAGCCAGAGCTTCCCGCCAACTCTCAATCTCTTTGAGAAATTCGGCATCGACGGTGGCCGTGCCCCGCTTCCTCTCGGCACCCGCATACTTGTCGAAGGAACCTTTGAGGACCGAATCCTTCGAGAAGATGGCCGCAATCTTGTGCCATTCCGCTGGATAGTCTTTGTATGTCCAGTAGTGGATGCGGCCGATGCCCGGCTTGTCGGAGGGGTTCGGGCGTGTCCGGCAGTCGTAGACTGCGAATTCTTCGAAGTCGGTCAGGATCGAGAGCGGGAGCTTGGCCGACCAGGCATAGCGGCGGAGTTGATAGGCGGGAGGAATCTCGTCCTTAACGTTGACAGCCGGCTTCTTGGCTTCGAGGAAAAACTTGCGCGCCCCACCGATGCGAAAGCAGTAGTCCGGCGCTTTGGATGCGCCGCCGATCTTGATGGCATCCTCGTGGATGACATCCTTATAGGCTTCGGCATGACCGGCCTTGTTGGCGACATCCCAGCCGAGGGCCTCGAAAAACGGATCGAGGAATTCTCGCCGCAGTTGGGTCTCGTTGTAGCCTTGGCTTTTGTAGGCCTCCCGGTTTCGATCAAACCGCTCGATCAGGTCTGAGATGATACCCGGAGCCTGCCCCATAAAGACCCTCCCTGCACCGATTCGCGGGCGAGTCTAGGGAGAAGCCCACCACTTGTCAATTTGTCAGAGTCCGCGGCGATCGATCGTCGCCGGCCGCAGTTGAAGAGTCGAACGTGATGGAGGGTGCCTTGCAACTGAAGATCCTGCGGAAGCTTAGCGCACCTTACCCTCGGTGCCAAGGCGCCCGCGTTCGGGAAGCGATTGTAGGGAACTCCGTTCGCCTGCGTCGTTTTTAGTACGCCGACTCCGCCGGCGCCCGATGGAACTCGGCCACCTTGGGCTCGACGGCCCGCGCGAAGTCGTCGTAGCGGAGCTTCACCGCCCGGGAATGAAATCCCGCCTGGACGACGATCTCCTCGTCCTCGGTGAGCGACCGATCCACGTAGACGTCCAATCCGTACAGGTTGCCGAACGGCGGCATGCTGCCCGTTTCGCAGTCGGGGAAGAGGCCTTTGAATTCGGATTCGCTGGCCAATCGCACGTACCGGGCTCCCAGCACCTCTTGCAGGCGGGCCAAGTCCACCTGCCAAGTAGAGGGCAGCACCGTCATCAGCAACTTTCCATCGGCGCTCACCATCACCACCTTGGCGAGCATTTTCCCGGGCACGTGGAGCGTATGCGCCACTTCCGGGGCCGTATAGGCCTCGTGGTGGTCGAGCACTTCATAATGAATGCGTTGCGCGTCCAAGAAATCTTGGAGCCTTCTCAGCAGCAGGGGTGGCATGGCACGACTCCTTTCTCAATCGGAGATTGTCGTCATACGCCACACGTCAAGCGTCAATCGTGCAAGGACAGGTGACGCTCACGTGAGGATTGCTCCTTGCTTCTTGATCGTTCATCTTTCCGCGGCCGACGACTGACGGTTGACCGTTGACGCCTTCTCATGAGCCTCACGGCCAATAGGTTGCCGTCGCTTTGACGTAGCCGAACAACACGTCCCGTCGCGCCACGATGCCGATGAGCTTCTTCCCTTGCACGACCGGCACGCGGATCAAATGCCGCTCCTGCAGCAGCGCGATCAGATCCATCACGGGCATCTCCTCGTGAACCGTGATCACGTGGGGGGTCATCACTTCGCGCGCGGTCACGTCCCGCAGGTTCTTGCCTTCCTGGAGCGCTCGCAGCAGGTCAAACTCGGTCACCAGCCCCAATAGGGTCCATTCGTCGTCCACCACCGGCACGCTGCCGAACCCGTGCTCGCTCAGGATGTCGGCGATCCGGACGCCGTTCGTCTGGGGTCCGACGGTGTACACGGCATCCTGCATCAAACTGTGGACTGTCAAGGTCTTGGGATCGCACGCCTTCACCATGTACTCCGTCGCTCTCATGGCTCACCTCCCGCGCCTGCGCGCTGTCAATCGGTCTGGGACTAGGAATAATGGCAAGAGGGCAAGAGATAATCGAGATCGGAGCCGATTCATCGGGAACCGGACGGCGAACGGAAGGGACCACGAGGGAGCATCTGCAGAGCGGACAGCCATGACCGCCCCCGCTGAAGGATCAACTCGGGCAGGTGGCGCTCGCAGTTGGACGAAACCCACCTGCCACGATGTCACGACGTTATACGAGACGCAAGGAAAATGCCAGGCCTTGATGGGGCGGTTTCTACGAACCGCGCAGCTATCTGCCGAGAATCTATATTGCCGCTCCAGCGGGCAGGCCATCGTCACCATGTCACGTGGCGAAACGGGACAGGATCGCCCTCCGGACTGTGCCCAATTGCCACGGAGCCGGCTATCCAAGCATGCCGATGCCGGTCAGCCCCGCGAGGCCAGATAGCCCTGGAGCACATCGCGCCTGGCGACAATGCCGGTCAACAGACCGTCCCGATTCACGACGGGCACACGGATGACGTGGTTGGTTTGGAGAACATAGAGGAGCGTGCGCACGTCGGTATGCTCGTCTACGCTCACCACGGTCCTGGTCATGATGTCGCCCGCGGAGAGATCTCCGAGCCGTTTGCCCTGGTCCAGCGCCGCCAACAGATCGAACTCGGTCACGATCCCGACCAGCCTCCGCCGATCGTCGATGATCGGCACCCCGCCGAACCCCTCAATCATCATCGAGGCGATCACGTCGGCTTTGGTCTGCACATGCGCCGACTGCACCGCCCGCTCCATGAGATCCGCTGCCTTGAGTTGGTCGAATGCGGCAGGCCCGGCTCCGGCTTGCTGTGTCCTCTCGTTGGCCATGGGTCTCATCTCCTTCCTGTCTCGCCGCCGCCGGCATGGGTCACTCCAACGTCTGCCAGGTTCCGTTCCAGACATAGACTTGCTTGGCCGGATCGCGCAACGGTCGCTGGGTCAGGATGAGCCGGCAACCGCTGCGCCGATAGAGGTAGTCGGATTTATGCGCCATCAACATCGCCAATGACAAGGAGGGCCGTTCGGCATCCATCGTCACCGGGACGAGGATCTGGCCGTCAGGACAACGGCGTAACCCTGCTGCATCCAGCGAGGGACGGGGGGTGATGGTCGACAGGCGCAACACATCGACAAATCGGCGATAGACGCCTTGTTCCAGGTCATCCAATAAGATCGACACCGCTTCACCCTCGCGCGGACGGTCGGGCTGATTGTTGCTGGATGACGCAAAGCGAGTGCCATCGTCCGACCTTCCAAGCTCCGTTCCAAACCCTTTGCGGGCCCTTTGTCGGCCTTTTTGTTAGGAGTGGCGACCCTCCCCGTTCTCCACATTCCTGGCGACAATTGCCCCAGCGATCCCCTTTCAACCTGACGCAAAAGG
The DNA window shown above is from Nitrospira tepida and carries:
- a CDS encoding toll/interleukin-1 receptor domain-containing protein, translating into MSNPDQLVERFLGGDPIAGTQALRDLLVLGNSGEDALFSRRIEDPKTMQVRRRWLQYVASRPNVGTVRLIDRMENQDRFKDAHVAAYLFAGISENPGVMRALYAQLSNDFKDSQPTRATLLDYDPAWNRLLAWGYAGGGAAMLWDNVSGSRFAWEKLRTSAFRGACAAFARTGEDHHRWAIEQLITHEWPGYKLTEISDQPDTRLSNEALHGAELAGEAHNVFLTWRHGKVADHILARWSKHAHWRVRDFGAQILASLGFQRTVRPVTEWLQREPVQSVRISLLHTLERSETVSGTDALIDHFTSSRQEGQPHIAKAAWRASDKNRALAVLNAVVKGDDPTSAEAVVSLARLGQRHPQLPRLLDSHDDYWRLNAALAVAYIGDRALLESVLTMQREAATPLERIGLAAAAAILGRPNGAIRLNSELVAAANSEDYFKRVDLFFVHRFLQLAVLDGLATGGEQSKNHLTAWRAEMEPLDPVLRPVELAMPGSAPPSTRPVPVAKNVPSEGHGGPAQVGRGPLKLFISYSHRDEKMRAKLGEHLAPLVDEGLIRIWHDREIEAGANWEGEINKEIGEADLILLLVSASFLQSRYCREELLRAIGQRTVGKSVPIPIILRPCDWVSVFNQGDYKTQALPRDNRPVASGRWPNHDAAFEAIVRELRVKIERMRSK
- a CDS encoding oxidoreductase, which gives rise to MKPFRALRIHQDQGVSRASLETLRLEDLSSGNVLIRGRYSSVNYKDALAVTGKGKILRRFPLVGGIDVAGTVEASDDSRFHIGDQVLVTGYGLSQDHDGGYAEYVRVPADWVVPVPESLSLFDVMALGTAGFTAALAIQRMEDNGQCPDQGPIVVTGATGGVGNFAIDLLAGRGYEAVAVTGKREAVKDLEELGARQVLFREELSMGRQPLEKMQWGGAIDNVGGDLLAWLTRTISLWGNIASIGLAGGSELHTTVMPFILRGVSLLGISSANCPMPLRRRIWQRLATDLRPRHLTRIVTATVPLDAVSAVSQQMLAGTHRGRTVVKI
- a CDS encoding Fic family protein; the encoded protein is MATTVAEAARYAREGGGSTPESPFGAREPVHGVREPTGQYGTPEDPDGTEEQSELSSTREFDTAEGRLSYPELSERLAVPLVAIYDEILQTNPDQIVITSEWLCIRHKRLAGHLYPDWAGRFRDVNVQVGSHNPPPFYEVPIHMRTFCDDLAERLRHDPGATVRRAAEFLAWADWRFQWIHPFKDFNGRIGRVLLGALLYKLSLPHIETAPIEPLSRRNYLDALQTADSGDLTRLTSIWSHRLSEAL
- a CDS encoding aminoacyl-tRNA deacylase, whose protein sequence is MPPLLLRRLQDFLDAQRIHYEVLDHHEAYTAPEVAHTLHVPGKMLAKVVMVSADGKLLMTVLPSTWQVDLARLQEVLGARYVRLASESEFKGLFPDCETGSMPPFGNLYGLDVYVDRSLTEDEEIVVQAGFHSRAVKLRYDDFARAVEPKVAEFHRAPAESAY
- a CDS encoding CBS domain-containing protein — protein: MRATEYMVKACDPKTLTVHSLMQDAVYTVGPQTNGVRIADILSEHGFGSVPVVDDEWTLLGLVTEFDLLRALQEGKNLRDVTAREVMTPHVITVHEEMPVMDLIALLQERHLIRVPVVQGKKLIGIVARRDVLFGYVKATATYWP
- a CDS encoding CBS domain-containing protein; translated protein: MANERTQQAGAGPAAFDQLKAADLMERAVQSAHVQTKADVIASMMIEGFGGVPIIDDRRRLVGIVTEFDLLAALDQGKRLGDLSAGDIMTRTVVSVDEHTDVRTLLYVLQTNHVIRVPVVNRDGLLTGIVARRDVLQGYLASRG